The segment CTAGAAGAAAGTCCCCTAAGATGATAGATACTCTCGTCCGCTCCAATTACCGTAGCAACACTACCCCAAGTAAGATCATCATCCTCATATACTAGTTCATCATCTTGATCTTCGGGGCATCCAACTAACCATTCATTTGAATCATCTATGTTATCCAAGCGAATTGGATCAATAAGATCACGAGCATCATAACAACGTTTCAATGTTCTATTGTACTTAATGTACACTAGATCATTGAGACGTGATAGTGTAAGCCTATTCCTCTTTTTGAAATGAATCTGTGCATAAGTTATTGATATTAACTAGTTgatattgataataatataatatgaaaaataggatataaatttttacttacGTGTTCAAACACACTCCAATTTCGCTCACATCCGGATGAGCTACAAGTTAGGCTTAATACTTTCATGGCAAACTTTTGCAAGTTTGGTGTTTCACTACCAAATAGTGACCACCATTCaactatattaaaataaatttaaaggttAGTGACTGTaaataagtcaaataatttaagtaagaTCTAAATCAACCCACTTACCCGGTGACCTTGTGTCTCTAGCTCTTTTAGCCGGACCACAACCAAATAGTCCATCCGCCATTTTGTACTTAGGAAGCTCAGTGACTAGTGCATCTTGTATTGTTGTATATGGACCAACTTCTCAACACATGCAATATACTCAGTCCACAGAGTCTTTGCTAAAGTTCCCTCTTCTTGAGCTTTATAATATAATCCTGGGTTCAAAACATGGCCTGCAGCATGCAAAGGCCGATGGAGTTGTTCTGACCACCTTGCATCAATAATTTCATACACTTTCTCATATTGCTTCTTAACTCCACGAAAACCATGTGCAATAGCTTTTTTGGCTCTATCCATTGCTTCATAAATATAACCCATTGGTGGTTTTTTCTCCCCATCCACCAAAGGAAGCACTTTTGTCAAAGGGCCACAAACTGTAAGTGCCCGAACAACATCATTCCAAAAGTGGACAGAAATAATAAGATTGAcaacttctttccccaaagttTCCTTTGCAAATTTACTTGAATTCCATTCGGTTGAGAGGACTAAAGTTCTCAAGTTTTTTCTTTGTATGTACATAGCTCTCAAAATTAAGAATGCCGTTTCAAATCTTGTCTTGGCCGGTTTCACCAAATTTCTTTCTTTGGTGAATTTTCTCATCAAGTTTAACAACAATGGCCTTTGACTAATGTAAGAATGGATTCTGATGGCCTTCTTAAAAACTGTTACAGaaagattaaattatattatttagtaGCTAATGAATTATTGACTATAAAGAAAGTTAAAGGATAGGTTGATTACCGGAAGCATATGGCTTAACCTTGAATATGTCACCAAATATGAAGTTGATGCAATGAGCGGCACATGGAGTCCAATAAATGTGTGGGTACGCACCCATCATCATACTTCCCGCTTTGACATTCTCACTAGCATTATCGGTGACAATTTGTACAACATTTTCCGGTCCAATTCTTTCGATAGTGCTTTCAAATAACttgtacattttggtggaatcGGTAGATTCATTGCTAGCATCAACAGAACCAAGAAATACACTACCGATTGGAgaattcaccaaaatattgatgatcattttGCCATTTCGTGCCGTCCATTTGTCCATCATAATGGAACATCCAAACTTTGTCCATTGCACTTTATGCTcatcaacaattttttctactttatcCACCTCTTTTTTAAGGTGAGTGACTCTAACTTCATGGAATGTAGGAGGCTTCATTCCGGGGCCATGTTGTCCAACCGCCTCAATAAATTTATCGAATGATTTGTGATTGACGCAATTAAAAGGGAGCCCGACATCATACATCCAAATTGCAAAAGCACTTACCGCACGCTCTCttagaattttctttgtttcatcAATTCCTCCTCCTTTTTCAAAGCCTCctttttgtgttgatttttgtgaaaaatagaGGTTCAAAGGTCCTTTCGTCACACTCCGTGCGGTGGATGAACCTCCAGTAGAAGATATCTTTTGAGTTTTGGAGGGAGGCCTCATTAGCGATTTTGTTTTGCATATAAGCCCTTACTTCTTCTCTAATCTCCGACGGACAAGCGGCACATTGTTTAACATTCTTGAAACCACCCACTAAATGTTGTTTGTGTCGAGTTATTCCACCATTAAAAGTACTCCCACAAAAGTTACAGTTATTAGAATCTTTCGTCGCTCCTTGAGTGCCATAATTCCATCCAATGTCCCTCTTTTTGCTAGCATCCGCCATTGGTTATTGAATTCAATTAATTCACTGTTTAGGAatattggaataaataattaggaaaatggaaagattttttgttaattgactgcccataattttaaaaaaaaatcacacaaAGCAGTAAGCACTGCTTACACGAGAAAAACagaactgaaaaaaaaaaactgaagaaGGAGAacagaaaaaaattgaagaagaagaacagagaAAACGACATACCTGGAGAATAGAGAGTCGCGAGGGAACTGGAGAACAGAATCGCGAGGCGGCGAGGGAGAACAGGAGAAGTCTGTCGCGAGTCTCGCAACTGAGAAGAGAGCGAGGGAGAACTGGAGAGTCTGTCGCGAGGGAGAAGACAGCGAGGGAGAAGAGAGTCGCGATGGAGAAGCCGAGAAGAGAGTCAATCGAGGGAGAAGAGGTCAATCGCGATGGAGAAAGCAGCAAtttcaaaagtataaaaaaaaccctaattttgactaatattgttaagtcaaatatttttaattaaaaaggcGGCGCCTTTTCTGTCGCCATTGTGTCGCCTTACGTCGCCACACCTCGCCATTTCGATCTCGCCTCGCCGCAGTGGAGAATGGCGAGGAGGCATCGCCTCGCCTCTCGCCAAAGGCGAGGAGGCGCTCGCCTTTTGTAACACTGGTGGGAGCAGAATAAGTCTTATTTCATTTGACAACTGGTGGCTAAACACAGATGGTTTTGTGGATAGAATTAAAGGGTGGTGGGAGTCTTTTGAATTCACAGGAAAACCTGATCACATCTTGGCATGCAAACTGAAAGCTCTAAAAGGGAAACTTAAAGAGTGGTGCAGGACCAACATGGGCAATCTGGGAACTCAAAAGACTCAAATTCTAAGTGAGTTGGTCAGGTTAGAGGCTATCCAAGAAAATAAGAGTGTTGTCAGAAGAGGAAACTATTGTGAAGGCATCTCTTCTGATGGAGTATGAAGAACAtctcaaaaatgaagaaatagctTAGGCAGAGATCTAGAGCACTCTGGTTAAAAGAGGGGGATCGAAGCACCAGCTATTTTCACAAGCTAGCCAATGCACATAGGAGAAGCAACCACATTGATCAATTAGTGGTTCAAGGCACAACCATAATGGATTCAGAGAGAATCAAAGGGGAAATCATTGGTTTCTATGAGAAGTTGTATACAAAGACTGTTGGTAAACTGTCCTACTATCTCTGAAGCAGAGAAGGAAGCTTTACAAGGTAACTTTGAGGAATAAGAGGTTTTTTCTTGTTTGAAGATGTGTGCCATGGACAAAGCACCTGGTCCAGATGGCTTCACAATGggattttatattaaatgttggGAGGTGCTGAAAGAGGACATCATGGGTACTTTCAGAAATTCTCATGCAAGGGGTGTTTTTGAGAAAAGTTTTAATGCGACCTATGTTACATTAATTCCAAAGCACACCGGAGCTAAGGAATTGAGAGACTTTAGGCCTATTAGCCTCATAGGTAGTATCTACAACTGCTATCAAAGGTACTCACAGAAAGATTGAAGAGAGTGGTAGACAAGTTGGTTGATACTCAACAGATGGCTTTCATCAAAAACAGGCAAATAATGGATGCCATCATGATAGCTAATGAAGTGGTGGATTCTAGAATATCACAGGGGAAGGCAGGAATATTATGTAAATTGGATATTGAGAAGGCTTATGATCATGTTAACTGGGAATACCTTCTGAAAATACTTACTTATATGGGATTTGGGAGGAAATGGATAAAATGGGTAAGATTCTGCATCTCAACAGTCAAATTCTCTGTTCTGATCAATGGAGCACTAGAAGGTTTTTTACCAGCTCAAAGAGGTCTGAGGCAGGGAGATCCTTTGTCCTCTTTCCCGTTTGTTATAGCCATGGAGGGtttaaataatatgataaagGTATGAAGGACACTAACTATCTAAGGGGGTTTGAGGTGGCAACAAATCCTCATTCTGTACCAAACTTGGCAGTCACACACCTTCAATATGCAGATGACACTTTAATCTTTTGTGATGCTGAGGAAGGGCAATTGCTGATCTTAAGGTCAATTTTGGTGCTATTTGAAAGTGTCTCTGGATTGCATATAAATTGGAGCAAGAGTATGTTGTTTCCTATAAATGAGGTTACCAACATAGAGGAGTTGTCTAGAATTCTAAGAGGGGAAGTAGGAACTTTACCTACCACCTACCTTGGAATGCCTTTGGGAGCCAAATCAAATTCCATGAACATTTGGAGCTCGGTGATGGAGAAGTGTAAAAAGAAGTTGTCCAGATGGAAGTCACATTATTTATCTTTAGGAGGCAGAGTTACCCTTATAAACTCAATGTTGAATGCTCTTCCCACCTACATGATGTCCATCTTCCCAATCCCAAATGGTATCATACAGAGGTTGGACAAGGTTAGGAGAGATTTTCTCTGGAAAGGGAATAAGGAGACTAATTCAACAATTCTTCATCTGGTCAAATGGAAAAAAGTGCTTAGGGGAAAAAACAAGGGGGTCTTGGCATTAGAAATCTCAAGCTACAGAGTAAGGCTCTTTGATTGAAATGGCTTTGGAGATATTCACAAGAACCTCAAGCATATTGGGGTAAGgttattaaaatcaaatatggTGAAGAGGATAGGTGGATGACAAAGGAAGTCAAGACCCCATATGGGGTTAGTGTGTGGAGATCAATTAGAGTACTCTGGCATTTCATGAAGAAGCACACAAATGTTAAAGTTGGAAATGGGCTCAAGACTTCTTTTTGGAAGGACAATTGGTTGAGATCAGATAGCTTAAACAGTTTACTCCCTAACTTAGCTATGATGGTAGTATAACCGAGGTGAGTGTGGCTGACACATGGACACAATAAGGTTGGAACATTCATTTTAGGAGGAACTaggaaatttgaagaaaaagacAGACTTTGGTGGAAATTGGATAGCAAAGGTAGTTTCAAGGTGAACTCTGCATGCAAGTTTTTGAACCAAGGAAATCTACAAAGACAACATTGGTCGTGGAAACATATATGGAAGATCAAAATCCCCTTCAAAGTTGTCTGTTTTACTTGGTTACTGACAAGAGAGGTTGTTTTGACACAAGAGAACCTCAAGAAGAGGAAATTTTCCTTGTGTTCCAGATGTTACCTTTGTGGTGAACAGGTTGAGACAGTTAGCCATCTGTTTCTACAGTGCAGGACAACTACTCAGTTGTGGAGAATCTTTGTTAGCCTTAGGGGTATTAGTTGGGTCATGCCTAACAAAATAACTCATTTGCTATATAGTTGGGAGGAAGCAAGTCTGGTGGACAATATGGAAGGAAAGGAATTCAAGAtgttttgagagaaaaaatttTGATCTACAGATGATCAAACTAAATTGCgttaaactttttgtttctggTGTAAACAAATATACTTAGAGGACACTGACTCAATTATAGACATCCTAGGATCTTGTTAGAAGTAGAGTCAGTTAGATGTCTTTTTGATTTTGCTGTAAATATGGTTTCAGTGCAATCCATGTACTGACTTGTCAATAAACACAACtgttaccttctcaaaaaaaataaaaatagatcaaATTGGTGAATGGAATACTCATCTTAGTAGATAGGAATCTTAGGGAGCTAGTGGTAGAGGCTTGGAGGGTGAATAATGGGAAGATGGGGATTAAGCCATTGATGTGAGGACTAGTTAATGTGAGCTCACTTGGATGAAGAGGTTAAGTAGTGGTTTTGAAAGAATTTGGATGAGGTTGTGTGGAGTATCTTGAACACCGAGAAGCTATTCATTCGAAGAGATTTCAATGGCCACATTAAGACGACTTTAAGGGGTTATGATGATGTACATGGTGGTTTTGGTTTTAACTTCTAAGGATAGAAATGAAGGAGAGCTCTACCTTTTGTCACCTTTAAAGCTTTTTATTCACTTGGTGATCTTCCATACTAAAGTGGCAAAGACTTAAATAGATCACTTACTCTTAAGAAGTGTGATAAAAGTCTTCGTATGACTGCAGGGTTATCTTGAGTGAACTCAACATAAGCTCTTGGCAATGAATTTAGAGAtaaagaggaagaggaagtaGAGGGCCCTATATGACCTTCCGAGGATCAATTGGGTTGGCTTAACTATTGGCGGTGCTTAGGAGATGGGGGAGAAGTTGATGGTGATTGGGTGATAAAAATCGGGTTGCTAGAATAAACAAAACCATAATGCAGAAGCAAAATTACTAAGATTAGAGACAAAAAATGGAAGGTATGTAAAATTCGAGAATAAAATCCCCAAATTTCCAGGGAAGTGCTAAAAATCCTAAATATCTTATTCAAAAATAGTGGattaaaactaattaatgaTACTAATAGGGACAATTCAAGAACTTAGATCAAAAGTGCTCTAGACCcctattttgaagaaatttgaGACAACAATTAGTATAAGActgttagaataggaataaaTATGTAAATCCTACTTAGAATATGAACAAAAATAGGTATTCTAATTCGAAAAGGCGTCGTAGGAATAGGAATCCTAATTTGAAAAGGAGTCTAATGTACAAGTTTGCACCTCATTGCAGCTGAACCAAATTCTACCATAGCATCCAACAGATCAGACGACATTTGGGACCTAAGGTTCAGGAGAAACCTAAATGACTGGGAACTTAATGACATATTTGCCCTCTTTGCCAAATTGCAGCCTTGCTCCTTTTCACCCTAGGAGCCTGATAGATTGAAATGGGGTAACTCAAGAAAAAGTCACTACACAATCAAGGAATGGTATCACAACTTATGCTCAAGGAACTCAATGATTGACAAATGGCCATGGAAGCATATATGGAAGACAAAATTACCTACCAAAGTGATTTGTTTCAGTTGGACTGCGCTAGATAACTCATGTCTCACGCAGGATAATCTCTCCAAAAGGAAATTCCAGCTTGCGAATCGATGCTATTTCTGCCACAAGCACACAGAAAGTGTCAACCACTTACTACTGCACTGCCCAGCTTCCTCAGACCTCTGGAATATGTTTTATTGCTTTTTTGGTCTTTCTTTGGTCTTGCCTTTCTCAGTTAGGGATGCTCTTGAAAGTTGGAGTTCACGGGATGTTGACAAAGCCATCAATAGTATGTCGTTGATGATCCCTAGTACTGATGATTTCAACTTCTAGAAATCTTTTGCGACGCAGATTTCTATGTCTAGTTAGCCTCTTTATTTGGTCCAAACTGACCCCGGTAAATAATTTAGAACTCTTCCTGGATTTTGTTAGCTCAATAGCTTAGGAGGAGGCtacaaatcctttttttttgtgagCTTAACTGATCTATCCTTGTAAAGCTTGCATCTTCTTGCTGCCTTGAAATGATTCTacttcattcaaaaaaaaaaacaaccaatGTAGTgtttataaatagggtctcaatgtACTAATGTAGATATGCaattttgataatatatttctcctatatttctcacatggtatcagagcaatgGTGAGAAATTAAATCAACCGTCATTGTGCACTTTTCCGCTGACCTAAATTGCTGGCCGTGAAGATAAAATTTTCTGGCAGTGTTTTtcaggattttttttttctagtggGGTCAACTCCTGATTCCGATCAGCTTTTGGTGATCAGATCTCTTTTCTCAGCAGTCAGGTCTATATCCATCAGTTCCAGATCATTTTTTGGTGATCAGATCTTTTTTCGGG is part of the Solanum pennellii chromosome 8, SPENNV200 genome and harbors:
- the LOC114078474 gene encoding uncharacterized protein LOC114078474, with product MRPPSKTQKISSTGGSSTARSVTKGPLNLYFSQKSTQKGGFEKGGGIDETKKILRERAVSAFAIWMYDVGLPFNCVNHKSFDKFIEAVGQHGPGMKPPTFHEVRVTHLKKEVDKVEKIVDEHKVQWTKFGCSIMMDKWTARNGKMIINILVNSPIGSVFLGSVDASNESTDSTKMYKLFESTIERIGPENVVQIVTDNASENVKAGSMMMGAYPHIYWTPCAAHCINFIFGDIFKVKPYASVFKKAIRIHSYISQRPLLLNLMRKFTKERNLVKPAKTRFETAFLILRAMYIQRKNLRTLVLSTEWNSSKFAKETLGKEVVNLIISVHFWNDVVRALTVCGPLTKVLPLVDGEKKPPMGYIYEAMDRAKKAIAHGFRGVKKQYEKVYEIIDARWSEQLHRPLHAAGHVLNPGLYYKAQEEGTLAKTLWTEYIACVEKLVHIQQYKMH